In a single window of the Flavobacterium sp. W4I14 genome:
- a CDS encoding hypothetical protein (product_source=Hypo-rule applied; cleavage_site_network=SignalP-noTM; pfam=PF16407; superfamily=69304), with translation MKMKFKLILILAIMAGLYTACKKDLGNYDYHPPSEPTLSKFKDSTFAALLGDSLILNPKITLADANPSTDLSYEWQITVQEELRAAVYTGFPLRIVYNLGPGLRMAKLIITDKRNGLKYNFPFKIMGSTEFTKGKIVLSDDNGTTKLSFVKSDNKTVIPDIYNAFHKETLPNNPVELYFADPLPYQPITQQQFWVLCNDQTKKSPLLDASTLLRKSYFNDQFFTPPSSIVTGHIEAYQGTVPTGVVNGKMYVGVTSTAPFAPDYGKFANEQAGDYNLSKYFSFVGSFYFAFDIKTKGFVTFAGDGSYLGKDYVVDPAGTSFDPKNIGMDLLYMRTGQAGTYYGFFKAADGNIYELGFTYQFDSVNKKIKAEYKRIFKGASLITADTKWQRNSLNVFYFTANDKIYRYNPLNEDLRVLDADFGGKKVSMLKISADDNTLTVGTTGSVYTVDVSVGKNGVVTQAINGIPGAPVDIVIRK, from the coding sequence ATGAAGATGAAATTCAAACTGATTTTGATACTGGCCATCATGGCTGGTTTATATACTGCCTGTAAAAAGGATCTGGGTAATTACGATTATCACCCGCCTTCGGAGCCTACACTTAGCAAATTTAAGGATTCTACTTTTGCAGCGCTTTTAGGTGATTCGTTGATCCTTAACCCTAAAATTACATTAGCAGATGCCAATCCATCAACTGATTTATCTTACGAATGGCAAATTACTGTACAGGAAGAGTTAAGGGCTGCGGTTTACACAGGTTTTCCTTTAAGGATCGTTTACAATCTCGGTCCAGGTTTACGTATGGCAAAACTGATTATTACCGATAAACGTAATGGACTGAAATACAATTTCCCATTTAAAATTATGGGAAGTACTGAGTTTACTAAGGGAAAAATCGTATTAAGCGATGATAATGGTACAACCAAGCTCTCTTTTGTAAAATCGGATAATAAAACGGTTATACCAGATATTTATAATGCTTTTCACAAGGAAACTTTACCCAATAACCCGGTTGAGCTGTATTTTGCTGATCCACTTCCTTACCAACCGATTACTCAGCAACAGTTTTGGGTGCTGTGTAATGATCAGACTAAAAAGAGTCCATTATTAGATGCGAGTACCTTATTGCGGAAAAGTTATTTTAATGATCAGTTTTTTACGCCACCAAGTTCCATTGTAACCGGGCATATTGAAGCGTACCAGGGCACTGTGCCAACAGGCGTGGTAAATGGTAAAATGTATGTTGGTGTTACTTCAACGGCACCTTTTGCACCTGATTACGGCAAATTTGCCAACGAACAGGCTGGTGATTATAACTTATCGAAATATTTTTCGTTCGTTGGTTCGTTTTATTTTGCTTTTGATATCAAAACCAAAGGCTTTGTAACCTTTGCCGGGGATGGAAGTTATCTTGGAAAAGACTATGTAGTAGATCCTGCAGGAACAAGTTTCGATCCTAAAAACATTGGCATGGACCTGCTTTATATGCGAACAGGACAGGCTGGTACTTATTATGGTTTCTTCAAAGCTGCTGATGGCAATATTTACGAGCTGGGCTTTACTTATCAGTTCGATTCTGTAAACAAAAAAATCAAAGCAGAATATAAACGCATTTTTAAAGGCGCATCGCTCATCACGGCCGATACCAAATGGCAAAGGAACAGTTTAAATGTGTTCTACTTTACGGCTAACGATAAAATTTATCGCTACAACCCATTAAATGAAGATTTACGTGTACTTGATGCCGATTTTGGAGGTAAAAAAGTATCCATGCTAAAAATCAGCGCTGATGATAATACCCTAACCGTTGGAACTACTGGTTCGGTTTATACGGTTGATGTAAGTGTAGGCAAAAACGGAGTTGTTACACAAGCCATTAACGGAATTCCTGGCGCTCCGGTTGATATTGTAATCAGAAAATAA
- a CDS encoding thiol-disulfide isomerase/thioredoxin (product_source=COG0526; cath_funfam=3.40.30.10; cog=COG0526; pfam=PF00578,PF14289; superfamily=52833; transmembrane_helix_parts=Inside_1_20,TMhelix_21_40,Outside_41_396), protein MLRLNPGHGNLIKLKKNIQMKIIKLAVLALLLPVLSWAQAPNFSLTGKIGTLGTPAKAYIDYMDNGVSHEDSVALVNGSFKFAGNISGIAYARMALDHTGGGKGKAVYTGDVIYFYFGKEQVTITSKDSLENAVFAGSKVYQEYDAYNKAIGGTIMALTKAVNIDFNRGTPEQQKDTAYMKAVDLRFRKNIQNRTDKQFQFAKEHPASYFALVALSEAAGSKVDVAKVEPLFNAINKAYRETDMGKELAQRIAASGITAVGNIAPLFTQNNVVGKPVSLASLKGKVVLVEFWASWCGPCRAENPNLVKQYQTYKDKGFEIISVSLDNVKERWLEAIEKDGLDWIHVSDLKGWNNEVGRLYGVRAVPASFLVDAQGKIIGNGLRGEPLNKKLAEIFN, encoded by the coding sequence ATGCTTAGGCTAAACCCTGGGCATGGAAATTTAATTAAGCTTAAAAAAAACATACAGATGAAAATCATAAAATTAGCAGTATTGGCCCTTTTGTTACCAGTTTTAAGCTGGGCACAAGCGCCGAATTTTAGTTTAACAGGTAAAATAGGCACATTGGGCACTCCTGCCAAGGCTTACATCGATTATATGGACAATGGTGTAAGTCATGAAGATTCAGTAGCGCTTGTTAACGGAAGTTTCAAGTTTGCCGGAAATATCTCTGGCATCGCCTACGCCCGTATGGCACTCGATCATACTGGTGGGGGTAAAGGTAAGGCTGTTTATACCGGGGATGTGATTTACTTTTATTTTGGTAAGGAACAGGTAACGATCACTTCAAAGGATTCTTTAGAAAATGCAGTTTTTGCCGGTTCGAAGGTTTACCAGGAATATGATGCCTATAACAAAGCCATCGGTGGTACTATTATGGCACTTACCAAAGCCGTTAATATAGATTTTAACCGTGGTACGCCTGAACAGCAAAAAGATACCGCTTACATGAAAGCAGTAGACCTGCGCTTCAGAAAAAACATCCAGAACAGAACCGACAAACAGTTTCAATTTGCTAAGGAACACCCCGCTTCATATTTCGCTTTGGTGGCACTTTCAGAAGCTGCCGGAAGTAAGGTTGATGTAGCCAAGGTTGAACCGCTTTTTAATGCAATAAATAAAGCGTACCGCGAAACCGATATGGGCAAAGAACTCGCTCAGCGTATTGCCGCAAGTGGTATTACCGCTGTTGGAAATATTGCACCGCTTTTTACACAGAACAATGTGGTAGGCAAGCCAGTTTCGTTAGCCAGTTTAAAAGGTAAAGTGGTACTGGTTGAGTTTTGGGCAAGCTGGTGTGGACCATGCAGGGCCGAAAATCCGAACCTGGTAAAACAATATCAAACCTATAAAGACAAAGGCTTCGAAATTATTTCGGTTTCATTGGATAATGTAAAAGAACGCTGGTTAGAAGCGATTGAAAAAGACGGTTTAGACTGGATTCATGTTTCTGACCTGAAAGGATGGAACAACGAAGTGGGCCGTTTGTATGGCGTACGCGCCGTGCCTGCAAGTTTTCTGGTAGATGCACAGGGTAAGATTATTGGCAATGGATTACGTGGCGAACCTTTGAATAAAAAGCTTGCCGAAATATTCAATTAG
- a CDS encoding hypothetical protein (product_source=Hypo-rule applied; cath_funfam=2.60.40.1250; cleavage_site_network=SignalP-noTM; pfam=PF11412; superfamily=74863) has translation MKKMLTACLMLVSLFTFGTTKSREKIALKVLYVGYNPDKPMPKNVVYYSTTPAVVEKIYKTRMADFKTFLEQRFTEVKVIDVADYKVEMSDEVDVTLMDAGPVMLPANFSRPMVLMHAMAPNVGLPLGLKFDWYCQCLDDEALNIKTDHPIFNTPNAVKLSIVKKPTPGSFFNGHQGVGTPKEMGRWQVVKQGFSSKEPYLIGMVSHGEGFNDSPDAESISGGVCLKNAEAVALGRQGNYFMWGFAGSPDYMTAEAKDVFVNTICYIKKFDRLPAIVKKVQIETRSGIDEQIYRLSKNLYNQAIVSRREGNLRMLKMQQELKDKKAKGEDIGHGNEMFLKMPVTNDTQSFEDYVKGYAGDSLFAIYGTNISLYHKYYRQNYEYFYPSGMYTLQLDRDAQKLGISNRKVALLDKCVSLLEANKEVAMAQRLLERYTTEKFGKATDWRKWLSDNRNNLFYTESGGFKFMVNTYGKNVPVGQQQSYQLPKAIVTGEPTTADPVAVSARFIPGNGNKKDSLLIEAKILKGWHIYAYVAKDNPFVVTETRLELPEGAVADQEWKTTAAIPYPGNEGMFIFEGKANFRIMVDYSKAKAGTKIKCGLYYQVCDETKCYPPKEKILEILI, from the coding sequence ATGAAAAAGATGCTAACGGCATGCCTGATGCTGGTTTCGCTGTTCACTTTTGGAACGACGAAATCTCGGGAGAAAATTGCATTAAAGGTTTTATATGTTGGGTATAATCCCGATAAGCCAATGCCAAAAAATGTAGTTTATTATTCAACAACTCCAGCTGTTGTAGAAAAAATATACAAAACCAGAATGGCAGATTTTAAAACCTTTTTGGAACAACGTTTTACCGAAGTTAAGGTGATAGATGTAGCTGATTATAAAGTAGAAATGTCTGATGAGGTTGATGTGACGCTGATGGATGCGGGTCCGGTTATGTTACCGGCAAACTTTAGTCGTCCAATGGTGCTAATGCACGCCATGGCGCCAAATGTAGGTTTGCCTTTAGGTTTAAAATTCGACTGGTATTGTCAGTGTCTGGATGATGAAGCTTTAAATATCAAAACCGATCATCCCATTTTTAATACCCCAAATGCGGTAAAACTAAGCATAGTGAAAAAACCGACACCAGGTTCTTTTTTTAATGGTCATCAAGGAGTTGGTACACCAAAAGAAATGGGTAGGTGGCAGGTGGTAAAACAGGGCTTTTCTTCCAAAGAGCCTTATCTAATCGGTATGGTTTCGCATGGTGAAGGATTTAATGATTCGCCTGATGCTGAATCTATATCAGGTGGCGTTTGCCTTAAAAATGCCGAAGCAGTGGCGTTAGGTCGTCAGGGGAATTACTTTATGTGGGGTTTTGCAGGCTCTCCTGATTATATGACAGCGGAGGCTAAAGATGTTTTTGTGAACACGATCTGTTATATCAAAAAATTCGACCGTCTTCCGGCTATTGTTAAAAAAGTGCAGATCGAAACCCGTAGTGGCATAGATGAACAAATCTATAGGTTAAGCAAAAATCTTTATAATCAGGCCATTGTATCAAGGCGTGAAGGGAACTTGCGGATGTTGAAAATGCAACAGGAACTAAAGGATAAAAAAGCAAAAGGCGAAGATATTGGCCATGGCAACGAAATGTTTTTAAAAATGCCGGTAACCAACGATACCCAATCTTTTGAGGATTATGTAAAAGGTTATGCTGGAGATAGTTTATTTGCTATTTATGGTACTAATATCAGTCTCTATCACAAGTATTACCGTCAAAATTATGAATATTTCTATCCTTCTGGCATGTATACCCTTCAGTTAGACCGAGATGCACAAAAACTAGGTATTTCTAACCGTAAAGTAGCGCTTTTAGATAAATGTGTAAGTTTATTGGAGGCCAACAAAGAGGTAGCGATGGCCCAGCGCTTGCTCGAACGTTATACGACCGAAAAGTTTGGTAAAGCTACCGATTGGAGAAAATGGCTCAGTGATAACCGCAATAACCTGTTTTACACCGAATCTGGCGGTTTTAAATTCATGGTGAATACCTATGGGAAAAATGTTCCTGTTGGCCAACAACAAAGCTATCAATTACCAAAAGCCATTGTAACTGGTGAACCTACCACAGCCGATCCGGTTGCGGTTTCTGCAAGGTTTATTCCTGGTAATGGTAATAAAAAGGACAGTTTGCTTATCGAAGCCAAAATTTTAAAAGGCTGGCATATTTATGCTTATGTAGCTAAAGATAATCCATTTGTGGTTACCGAAACCAGATTGGAACTTCCTGAAGGTGCAGTAGCCGATCAGGAATGGAAAACAACAGCAGCTATTCCATATCCGGGCAATGAGGGCATGTTTATCTTTGAAGGAAAGGCCAACTTTAGGATAATGGTCGATTACAGCAAGGCAAAAGCTGGCACTAAAATTAAATGTGGCTTATACTATCAGGTATGTGACGAAACCAAATGTTACCCACCTAAAGAAAAAATATTGGAAATACTTATTTAA
- a CDS encoding cytochrome c biogenesis protein CcmG/thiol:disulfide interchange protein DsbE (product_source=KO:K02199; cath_funfam=3.40.30.10; cleavage_site_network=SignalP-noTM; cog=COG0526; ko=KO:K02199; pfam=PF00578; superfamily=52833; transmembrane_helix_parts=Inside_1_4,TMhelix_5_27,Outside_28_195) — MKPFLRLCLLATLCLFACISVSAQTAINKADTLHNRLLSEMTGLPAANFTLKDLDGNIVSLKDLKGKVVVLDFWSTWCVPCKKSFPAMQLAVNTYKNDPSVKFLFIHTWETTKTPVEDVKKYIAQSGFNFQVLMDLKDEAGRNAAVEDYGVSAIPAKFIIDKAGNIVFKLTGFTGTDAAALQEISERITLAKNHK, encoded by the coding sequence ATGAAACCTTTTTTAAGGCTTTGTCTCTTGGCTACTTTGTGTCTGTTTGCATGTATTTCTGTATCGGCGCAAACTGCTATAAACAAAGCTGATACCTTGCACAATAGGCTTTTATCAGAAATGACCGGCTTGCCTGCAGCCAATTTTACTTTAAAAGATCTCGATGGAAATATAGTATCGCTAAAGGACTTAAAAGGGAAAGTAGTTGTACTCGATTTTTGGTCGACATGGTGTGTGCCATGCAAAAAATCTTTTCCTGCGATGCAGCTTGCTGTTAATACCTATAAAAATGATCCTTCTGTAAAGTTTTTATTTATCCATACCTGGGAAACCACCAAAACACCAGTTGAAGATGTAAAAAAATACATCGCACAATCTGGTTTTAATTTCCAGGTACTGATGGACCTGAAAGATGAAGCTGGGCGTAATGCTGCGGTTGAAGATTATGGTGTGAGTGCCATCCCTGCAAAATTTATTATCGATAAAGCAGGCAATATTGTATTTAAACTAACCGGCTTCACCGGAACCGATGCCGCTGCGCTCCAGGAAATTTCTGAGCGGATTACATTGGCAAAAAATCATAAATAA